The proteins below come from a single Mercenaria mercenaria strain notata chromosome 3, MADL_Memer_1, whole genome shotgun sequence genomic window:
- the LOC123525278 gene encoding protein DEK-like, with the protein MIMTGKSKGGSEKTTKGKKDKKKKEKKKKEKKTKETADDDDEDDDDMEEKDVEEEGDDKDDDDDKVDSDVSDISESEEDEPPKKKIKKSTPKPAKEKKTKEKATPKPKTPKATNKKKATPKKKTKVSSEEVSDVSSDSDDEPLVAKKTPKGPPTNDELKDIIKKMLDNANLEQVTMKTVLKDVFSKYPDFDLSDRKDFIKNTVKQIIS; encoded by the exons ATGATAATGACAGGGAAATCAAAAGGTGGCTCAGAAAAAACTACAAAAGGAAAGAAAGAtaagaaaaagaaggaaaagaagaaaaaagagaagAAGACAAAGGAAACAGCtgacgatgatgatgaagatgatgatgatatggAAGAAAAAGATGTTGAGGAAGAAGGTGATGataaggatgatgatgatgacaaggTAGACAGTGACGTATCTGATATATCTGAATCAGAAGAAGAT GAGCCTcccaagaaaaaaataaagaagtcaACCCCAAAACCAGCAAAAGAAAAGAAGACAAAAGAAAAGGCTACACCAAAACCCAAAACTCCCAAGGCTACAAATAAAAAGAAAGCAACtcctaaaaagaaaacaaaag TATCGAGTGAGGAGGTTTCGGATGTTAGCTCAGACTCTGATGACGAACCATTGGTCGCAAAAAAGACACCTAAAGGACCACCAACA aatgATGAACTAAAAGATATCATAAAGAAAATGTTAGACAATGCCAACTTGGAGCAGGTTACCATGAAAACTGTGTTAAAAGAT GTTTTTTCCAAGTATCCTGATTTTGATTTGTCAGACAGAAAAGACTTCATTAAAAACACAGTAAAACAG ATAATTTCATGA